Proteins from one Chroococcidiopsis sp. CCMEE 29 genomic window:
- a CDS encoding Tex family protein, whose translation MLNIPQLLAQELSLKPYQVKNALELFAEGATVPFIARYRKELTGEMNEVQLRELSERFTYLTELEERKSAILNAIASLGKLTDDLKAKIESCLQKTELEDLYLPYRPKRRTRATIAREKGLEPLAEFIKSLNHPSAKPMSLEQEAAKYISQEKEVKTVEEALKGASDILAEAVSEKANLRAYLRDYLLKAGVFISRIKNDCPEGTTKFEMYRDFKVKVRDIAPHNMLALLRGETEGVLNLELSFDEEVVMSYLESQEIQAKVGAVRDFYREMLKDAFNRLMKASLIGEVRSDRKTYADLESIKTFETNLRELLLSPPAGMKPTLAIDPGFRTGCKVAVLDQTGKFLEYQAVFPHQATEQRTHAARTIKNLIEKYNIQLIAIGNGTAGRETEEFISEVLKTMECKPIKVMVNESGASIYSASEVAIAEFPDLDVTVKGAISIGRRLQDPLAELVKIDPKSIGVGQYQHDVDQKLLKQKLDETVESCVNYVGVDLNTASKELLSFVSGITPTIAKNIITYRNERGAFKTRRALLKVPKLGPKAFEQSAGFLRIRGGDNPLDNTAVHPESYFVVEAIAADLDVPLTQIAQAAYKLKSMELKKYVTDSVGEPTLRDIISELEKPGRDPRAEFKYATFKEEVKEIKDLRVGMELEGIVTNVANFGAFVDVGVHQDGLVHISQLADRFVADPKQVVKVGQVVKVRVLEINEKLKRISLSMRSTRG comes from the coding sequence ATGCTGAACATTCCTCAACTACTGGCACAAGAGCTTTCGCTCAAACCCTATCAGGTTAAAAATGCCCTTGAACTTTTCGCAGAGGGAGCAACAGTTCCTTTTATTGCTCGCTACCGCAAGGAACTAACAGGCGAGATGAATGAAGTTCAGCTGCGGGAATTGTCTGAACGCTTTACCTACCTAACTGAACTGGAAGAACGGAAATCAGCGATTTTGAATGCGATCGCCTCCCTGGGTAAACTCACTGACGATCTCAAAGCCAAGATCGAAAGCTGCTTGCAGAAAACTGAACTTGAAGATTTATACCTTCCCTATCGTCCAAAACGACGAACACGTGCCACCATTGCTAGAGAAAAAGGCTTAGAACCGCTGGCAGAATTCATTAAGTCGCTGAACCATCCCAGTGCAAAGCCAATGTCACTGGAGCAGGAGGCGGCAAAATATATCTCCCAGGAGAAGGAAGTTAAAACGGTAGAGGAAGCACTCAAAGGTGCCTCCGACATTCTGGCTGAAGCAGTATCCGAAAAGGCAAACTTGCGTGCGTATCTGCGAGACTACCTCTTGAAAGCAGGAGTATTTATTTCACGAATCAAAAATGATTGTCCCGAAGGCACTACCAAGTTTGAGATGTACCGCGACTTCAAGGTGAAAGTAAGAGATATTGCACCCCACAACATGCTGGCGCTGCTCCGAGGCGAGACAGAGGGAGTGTTGAATTTAGAACTATCCTTTGACGAAGAAGTCGTGATGTCTTACCTAGAGTCGCAGGAAATTCAGGCAAAAGTTGGGGCAGTTAGAGACTTTTATCGAGAGATGCTCAAGGATGCGTTCAATCGGCTGATGAAAGCTTCTTTAATTGGCGAAGTACGTTCTGACAGGAAAACCTATGCTGATCTCGAATCGATCAAGACATTTGAAACCAATCTGCGTGAGTTGCTGCTATCTCCTCCGGCTGGAATGAAACCAACACTGGCAATTGACCCAGGATTTCGGACTGGATGTAAGGTTGCTGTTCTCGATCAAACAGGCAAATTCTTGGAATACCAGGCTGTGTTTCCCCATCAAGCAACTGAACAGCGCACTCATGCTGCCCGAACAATTAAGAATTTAATTGAGAAGTACAACATTCAGTTGATTGCCATTGGCAATGGTACAGCTGGACGGGAGACAGAGGAATTCATCTCTGAAGTGCTGAAGACGATGGAATGCAAGCCGATTAAAGTGATGGTGAACGAGTCAGGCGCATCAATCTATTCGGCAAGTGAGGTGGCGATCGCCGAGTTTCCCGATTTGGACGTTACGGTTAAGGGAGCAATCAGCATCGGTCGTCGTTTGCAAGATCCGCTAGCCGAATTGGTCAAGATCGATCCGAAGTCAATTGGGGTGGGGCAGTACCAGCACGATGTCGATCAGAAGCTGCTCAAGCAGAAGCTAGATGAAACGGTAGAAAGCTGTGTGAATTACGTGGGTGTAGATTTGAATACTGCCTCGAAGGAACTCCTGAGCTTTGTCTCTGGAATTACGCCAACAATTGCCAAAAATATCATTACCTATCGCAATGAACGCGGTGCTTTTAAAACTCGCCGAGCACTGCTGAAGGTGCCAAAGCTAGGACCAAAGGCGTTCGAGCAATCAGCGGGTTTCCTGCGGATTCGCGGTGGCGACAATCCGTTAGATAATACAGCCGTTCATCCTGAGAGTTATTTTGTTGTAGAGGCGATCGCAGCCGATCTGGATGTGCCATTAACCCAGATCGCGCAGGCTGCATACAAGCTCAAGTCTATGGAACTCAAAAAATATGTTACCGATAGCGTGGGTGAACCGACGTTACGCGATATTATCAGCGAACTCGAAAAGCCAGGCAGAGATCCACGAGCTGAGTTCAAATATGCAACCTTTAAAGAAGAGGTTAAAGAAATAAAAGATCTTAGGGTGGGAATGGAATTGGAAGGTATTGTGACAAATGTTGCTAACTTTGGGGCATTCGTCGATGTTGGCGTGCATCAGGACGGTTTAGTGCATATCTCGCAATTAGCCGACCGATTCGTTGCCGATCCGAAGCAGGTCGTCAAAGTAGGACAAGTTGTTAAAGTGCGGGTACTGGAAATTAACGAGAAATTGAAGCGGATTAGCTTATCGATGAGGTCAACAAGGGGCTAG